GTAACAACCACATCAGTACAAGTTACAGCCTCAAACTGGCTCCCAGCCCAGGGGAGCCTCCAGCTGTGTTTCTGACATCAGTTCCCTGATGTTTCGTTCATCACTCAGGATGGGGCTCCTCCTCAGAGGAAAGAACCATCCAGACCTGCCCTAGACCCCTCTGCAGGAAGCTCCGGCTCAGTGCTGGCGCCTTACCAGGGTCCTTTGGTCAGCCTGTAACCCCGCCCCTCCCAGGGGCTCAGGCCCAGACTGTGACCTTGGTAAGTCGCTTTCCCTTCTGGGCCCGGTTCTCCATTTGACTTGATCAGGCTTTGATCAAGCCTTGACCTGACCTGGCAGGCGTGGCTGGCTATCGTGTGCGAGCCAGGCCAGGGGCCTTACCCTTGCCTCTCTTGAAGCCTTATTCCccaactcacacacacaaattgtgACAGGCGTCCTAGGGACTGTTGAGATCTCTGGGCCACAGACAGCATGCTGAGCCCCTGCCAAATGACAGAGCACTGAGGTCATGGTTCCCTTGACCATCAGGCATGAGTCACTAATGGGGCCCTATCTAGGGAGAATATCCCATCTGCAGAAGTCCTAGTCCCTATAGCCCCAGCCCCCATATGAACTTGCACAGGCCTGAGGGGCTCAGGTCCTACAGCCGGATGTCCTTAGTGTTCTCACCACCAGCTGGTGTCGACTCTGTCCGCCTAGAGTCCTCACTGCTGGTCGATACCTCTCTGGTCCTCTTGATGTCAGTCCTGTCCGACCTGCGCAGGCCCACTCTGCGGCGAGCCGGGGCCACTGGAGTGGGGTCGGTGGGCGGCTTGGCATCTCGGGCAAAGCGCACGAGCCTCTGCCCGGCCAGGAAGTAGAGCACAGGGTCCAGGCAGCTGTTGGCACTGGCAAGCGGCCGCGTGATCTTGTAGGCCATGTTGACCGCATTGAGGGTGTGGCAGCTGAGGTCCAGCGAGCGGAAGGAGTAGTAGAGAGTGCGCGTGACGTGGAAGGGCAGGAAGCAGAGCGCGAAGACGGCCAGCACCACCGCGATGGTGCGCACCGACTTGCGCTTGGCCCGCGGCAGGCCTCCCGACGTCCCGTAGGCCGGCTTCAGCAGCCGCCGAGCCATGAGCACGTAGCACACCAGGATGGTGGCGAAGGGCACGGCGAAGAGCAGCCCCAGCATCACGGAGCTGTAGGCCACGAACTGGCCGAAGAGCTCTGGCGCGGACGTGTCGTGGCAGGTGATGCGGCCACCGCGCGCGCTGGTGGTGACGAAGTAGAGCACGGGGGACTGGCAGGCCAGCACTAGCACCCACACGGCGGCCGCCACCCGGCGGGCGTAGCGCGCGTGGCCCCAGCGCAGCGAGCGCAGCGGCCGCAGGACCCCCAGGCAGCGGTGCAGGCTGATGCACGTGAGGAAGAGGATGCTGCAGTACAGGTTGGTGTAGAAGAGGAAGCGCACGAGCTTGCAGAGCACCGTGCTGAAGGGCCAGTGGTCGCCGCGCGCGTAGTAGTAGACCAGCAGCGGCAGGGAGGCGGCGTAGAGCGCATCGCACACGGCCAGGTGGAACATGTACGTGGTGGACGCGTTCCAGGTCTTGAGGCGGCACAGGAAGATGTAGAGCGCCGCGGCGTTCAGACACAGCCCCAGCACGCACACCACGCCATAGGACACGGGCAGCAGCACGTACTTGAAGTCCTCATTGAAACGGCACTTGTAGCCCAGCTTGTCCCCTTCCCAGGAGTTATTGGCCGTGCCGTTCCAGCGTCCCAGGGCTGTGGCCATCGCCctgagagggagggggatggcaggggttggggggtggggggagaaaagccGTCAGTGTCACgactggggctggggggggggagcCTGACACACCCACTGGATGGGGGTCATGAAGGACCCCGCGCACCCACAGAGCCCTTTGGTTCACATCTGCCCAACCAGGTTCCAGGCCTTTGTAGCCATCTGACCTGACTCTCTCCCCGACCCAGAGGGCCCAGAACCGTGGAACCCTAGAACTTCGAGAATGCGTGAGCACTTCGAGAATGCGTGAGCTCCATGAGTATCAGGGCCACATACCTCTAAAACTTCAGGACAGGGATAGGCAAACTACATCCAGAGGGCCAGAGGCAGCTTACCAGTctgtttctgaaaacaaaacaaaacaaaacaacttgacTGGAACACAGTCATACCCATCTATTTATGAAGAGTTGAATGGTTGTGACAAAGATTGTATATTTCTGAAAGCCTAAAATAACTACCAcctggccttaaaaaaaaaaaaaaagtttggccaCCCCACTCTAGAACCTCAGGAGCACAGAGTTCTAAATCGAGGACCCTGAGCTCTAGAATCTGAGAAGCTGGGGAGTCCCACTGCAGTGTCATCTCAGATTCACAGAAAGGGGTCTCTAAGGATGGCTGGCTCGGCCCACACCCAGCGCCCACTGCCTGCTGAGGCGTTTCTGGCCAGTGGGCAGTCCCTACTTTCCTGGAAGCATTAGAAAGTTCTTTCCtttagggggggcgcctgggtggcttagtcagttaagcctctgccttcgactcaggtcatgatcccagggtcctgggatcaagctccacatcaagcagctccctgctcatcagggagtctgcttctccctctaaccctcccccctgcttatgaactctaatacataaaatcttaaaaaaaagaatccacagaCAGTTTcttactataaaataaaagagtcTAAAATacagatcaggggcgcctgggtggctcagtgggttaagccgctgccttcggctcaggtcatgatctcagggtcctgggatggagtcccgcatcgggctctctgctcagcagggagcctgcttccctctctctctctctgcctgcctctctgtctacttgtgatctctctctgttaaaataataaataaaatcttaaaaaaaaatacagatcattaaaataaattggccaaggtcacatagctagggATGCCTGCATTTCCTATCCAGGTCCACCCCACAATGGAAGGGGTCATAGGAAGGAGGCAGTGAACTCCCTGTTTGGGGGTAAGAGGCTCTTCTAGCAGAGTCTGCGGAAAGGCTTGTGtcctgtgtgtgggtgtgtctgggaggacagagaggggagaggacatGTGAGTTCTCCCTATCTTAGGAATCTGGGGCTGTATAATTCCCTTCTTTTTGGAACCTGAGGTCCTGAGAGGCTGGGACTTGAGGATTCTGTAGGGCCGGTAACACCCACTCTCTTAGGCCATGAGCTTCCTGCCCAGCCTAGAAACAATAGTTCA
This DNA window, taken from Lutra lutra chromosome 10, mLutLut1.2, whole genome shotgun sequence, encodes the following:
- the P2RY2 gene encoding P2Y purinoceptor 2: MATALGRWNGTANNSWEGDKLGYKCRFNEDFKYVLLPVSYGVVCVLGLCLNAAALYIFLCRLKTWNASTTYMFHLAVCDALYAASLPLLVYYYARGDHWPFSTVLCKLVRFLFYTNLYCSILFLTCISLHRCLGVLRPLRSLRWGHARYARRVAAAVWVLVLACQSPVLYFVTTSARGGRITCHDTSAPELFGQFVAYSSVMLGLLFAVPFATILVCYVLMARRLLKPAYGTSGGLPRAKRKSVRTIAVVLAVFALCFLPFHVTRTLYYSFRSLDLSCHTLNAVNMAYKITRPLASANSCLDPVLYFLAGQRLVRFARDAKPPTDPTPVAPARRRVGLRRSDRTDIKRTREVSTSSEDSRRTESTPAGGENTKDIRL